The following are from one region of the Cloacibacterium normanense genome:
- a CDS encoding aminodeoxychorismate synthase component I yields MLKINEQKFLEMDELSLQKVPFFFVIDFLMENVLIFSQEDLEAQKILVDFPNFKNVQPFTFETKGVTWKSFPQSKEDYQKGFEIVQNHLKLGDSYLINYTCETLIETNLSLEEIFYQSEAKYKVLLPENFTFFSPETFVEIKNQEIFTHPMKGTIEASVPNAIDELKNSVKEKAEHYTVVDLLRNDLSMVADWVKLDEFQRIDFLKTRNKNLYAMSSEISGKVKPEFQNKIGRLMKTLLPAGSILGAPKPKTLEIILEAETYERGFYTGVCGYFDGENLDSCVMIRFIQQNGENLTFRSGGGITHLSKLADEYQEMKNKIYVPIH; encoded by the coding sequence ATGTTAAAAATCAACGAACAGAAATTTTTAGAAATGGACGAGCTTTCTCTGCAGAAAGTTCCTTTCTTTTTTGTGATTGATTTTTTAATGGAAAATGTGCTCATTTTCAGTCAAGAAGATTTAGAAGCGCAAAAAATATTGGTTGATTTTCCAAATTTTAAAAATGTTCAACCATTTACGTTTGAAACGAAAGGAGTAACTTGGAAATCTTTCCCTCAATCCAAAGAAGATTACCAAAAAGGTTTTGAAATCGTGCAAAATCATTTGAAATTGGGAGATTCTTATTTAATCAATTACACTTGCGAAACGCTCATAGAAACTAATCTTTCTTTAGAAGAAATTTTTTATCAATCTGAAGCAAAATATAAAGTTTTACTCCCAGAGAATTTTACTTTTTTTTCACCAGAAACTTTTGTAGAAATTAAAAATCAAGAGATTTTTACGCATCCTATGAAAGGAACTATCGAAGCGTCTGTTCCAAATGCGATAGATGAACTAAAAAATTCGGTGAAGGAAAAAGCAGAACATTACACGGTAGTAGATTTGCTCAGAAATGACTTGAGCATGGTTGCAGATTGGGTAAAATTAGATGAATTCCAAAGAATAGATTTCTTAAAAACCCGAAACAAAAATCTCTATGCGATGAGTTCTGAAATTTCAGGAAAAGTAAAACCAGAGTTTCAAAATAAAATAGGAAGATTAATGAAAACTTTGCTTCCTGCAGGAAGTATTTTGGGCGCTCCAAAACCCAAAACCTTAGAAATTATCTTAGAAGCGGAAACTTATGAAAGAGGCTTTTATACAGGAGTTTGCGGTTATTTTGATGGAGAAAATTTAGATTCTTGTGTGATGATTCGGTTTATTCAACAAAACGGTGAAAATTTAACATTCCGAAGTGGCGGTGGAATTACACATTTGAGTAAATTAGCAGATGAATACCAAGAAATGAAAAACAAAATTTATGTCCCGATTCATTGA
- a CDS encoding aminotransferase class IV, with amino-acid sequence MSRFIESIKIEDQKAFLLDLHQKRVNQTFAHFGKEGSIDLAKIFKNLEHDEDGLYKLRIVYDLDKKFTTQLIPYAIPEIENFQLVENNSYDYSFKFEDRKEFERMKTKAKTEEIIVVKNNHITDTSYTNILFLKGKEWFTPTTYLLNGVMRQYLLHEKKIKETEITLQNIKDFSHFQLINAMNDFDDMFIYPIERIVNLPESSDYLGV; translated from the coding sequence ATGTCCCGATTCATTGAAAGCATTAAAATAGAAGACCAAAAAGCCTTTTTGCTAGACTTACATCAAAAACGAGTGAACCAAACTTTTGCTCATTTTGGCAAAGAAGGTTCTATAGATTTGGCTAAAATTTTTAAAAATTTAGAGCATGATGAAGATGGTTTGTACAAACTGCGCATCGTGTATGATTTAGATAAAAAATTCACTACACAACTCATTCCTTATGCGATTCCAGAAATTGAAAATTTTCAGTTGGTGGAAAATAATTCTTACGATTATTCTTTTAAGTTCGAGGATAGAAAGGAATTTGAACGCATGAAAACCAAAGCCAAAACAGAAGAAATCATTGTGGTGAAAAACAATCACATTACGGATACTTCTTATACCAATATTCTATTCTTGAAAGGCAAAGAATGGTTTACGCCGACTACTTATCTGTTAAACGGTGTGATGCGCCAATATTTGCTTCACGAAAAGAAAATAAAAGAAACCGAAATTACGCTTCAAAATATTAAGGATTTTTCTCATTTTCAGTTAATTAATGCCATGAATGATTTCGATGATATGTTTATTTATCCTATCGAGAGAATTGTAAATTTACCAGAAAGTTCTGATTATTTGGGAGTTTAG
- a CDS encoding AI-2E family transporter, with product MHPDQISNNKIRQVLMLAVIIILSAIILYNLSDFLPSLLGAITLYIISRSWNFKLVEEKGWKPWVAALVIILICLVIIVIPTYFTIEVLVNKISDAKAYTESITQFFEKIETYIRAKTGFEILSNGNLEKITGFATQASTAILNTTVNMISVIVGMFFILYFMLTKGRLFERILTSISPLKKANDQKIGEKFRKMVIANAVGIPVVALGQAIIAVIGYFIFGAPSPLLLFILTFIGSMIPIVGAAIIYVPVGLFMLASGDTFGGLGVLGFGFIIVGLVDNIFRFTFLKKLENIHPLNTVFGIILGLKIFGFLGLIFGPILVSITILLMQIYGDEFSEETEDSPNDIVLPESETPLQPKIDIEI from the coding sequence ATGCACCCAGACCAAATCAGCAATAACAAAATCCGTCAAGTTTTGATGTTGGCGGTTATTATCATTCTTTCAGCGATAATATTATACAATCTCAGTGATTTTTTGCCTTCCTTGTTGGGAGCCATCACGTTATATATTATTTCTAGAAGTTGGAATTTTAAACTCGTCGAAGAAAAAGGCTGGAAACCTTGGGTTGCAGCATTGGTCATTATTTTAATTTGTCTGGTCATCATTGTGATTCCCACGTATTTCACCATTGAAGTTTTAGTCAATAAAATAAGTGATGCTAAAGCTTATACAGAGAGTATTACTCAATTTTTTGAAAAAATAGAAACTTATATTCGTGCCAAAACAGGGTTTGAAATTTTAAGTAACGGAAATTTAGAAAAAATCACAGGATTTGCAACACAAGCTTCCACTGCTATTCTGAATACTACAGTGAATATGATTAGTGTAATTGTGGGCATGTTTTTTATCTTGTACTTTATGCTTACCAAAGGAAGATTATTCGAAAGAATTCTTACTTCAATTTCTCCTCTAAAGAAAGCGAATGACCAAAAAATTGGAGAAAAATTCAGAAAAATGGTTATTGCCAATGCAGTAGGAATTCCCGTAGTTGCTCTTGGGCAAGCGATTATTGCGGTAATTGGTTATTTTATTTTCGGTGCACCAAGTCCTTTATTATTGTTTATCCTTACTTTTATTGGCAGTATGATTCCAATTGTCGGAGCTGCTATCATTTATGTTCCGGTTGGTTTATTTATGCTCGCAAGTGGCGACACTTTTGGTGGATTAGGTGTTCTAGGCTTCGGATTTATTATTGTAGGATTGGTAGACAATATTTTTAGGTTTACTTTTTTGAAAAAATTAGAAAACATCCATCCTCTTAATACTGTTTTTGGAATTATTTTAGGGTTAAAGATTTTTGGATTTTTAGGTTTAATTTTCGGACCAATTTTAGTTTCTATCACTATTCTGTTGATGCAAATTTATGGAGACGAATTTTCTGAAGAAACAGAAGATTCTCCGAACGACATTGTTCTTCCCGAAAGTGAAACGCCACTTCAGCCAAAAATTGACATTGAAATTTAA
- a CDS encoding DUF3820 family protein, with protein MNPEILKEICEVKMPFGKHAGIVLADLPISYLEWFHRQGMPKGKLGMQLSTIYEIKINGLMDLLTPIRGEVNYEKPKKRVYKF; from the coding sequence ATCAATCCCGAAATACTAAAAGAAATCTGCGAGGTAAAAATGCCTTTCGGAAAACATGCTGGAATTGTTTTAGCAGATTTGCCTATTTCTTACTTAGAATGGTTTCACCGACAAGGAATGCCAAAAGGAAAACTCGGCATGCAACTTTCTACCATTTATGAAATAAAAATCAATGGTTTAATGGATTTACTCACTCCAATTCGTGGCGAAGTGAATTATGAAAAACCTAAGAAAAGGGTTTATAAGTTTTAG
- a CDS encoding DUF2189 domain-containing protein translates to MENFTEVNQPITPKKEIGSILSHAFENFTGTFLYALVFVVIYLLAYFIFNGLLSFLIPGGGDYQNEVMRVMNDFVEDKKYDLNAITELQNSLEAARTTAVMISEVISKSITSALLAPLVVGIIYISYQFSAKKEVEFGDLFIGFRQNTAQIIIYGFITTVLIQAGLEINMLIGMYLSFAFFIGLPIVFFENTSAIEGIRKSFSLVHANFITVLVLWLLAGIIACAGFLFCLVGVLFTFPFFFTARYSIYSAICGAPYEVKS, encoded by the coding sequence ATGGAAAATTTTACCGAAGTAAACCAACCTATTACACCCAAAAAGGAAATAGGAAGTATTCTTTCTCATGCATTCGAAAATTTTACGGGAACTTTTTTATATGCATTAGTCTTTGTAGTCATTTACCTTTTAGCGTATTTCATCTTTAATGGTCTGTTGTCTTTCTTGATTCCAGGCGGTGGAGATTATCAAAATGAAGTCATGAGAGTCATGAATGATTTTGTAGAAGACAAAAAGTATGACCTTAATGCTATTACAGAATTACAAAACAGTTTAGAAGCGGCCAGAACTACTGCCGTAATGATTTCTGAAGTGATTTCTAAAAGTATTACTTCGGCGTTATTGGCTCCATTAGTGGTAGGAATTATTTACATTTCTTATCAGTTCAGCGCTAAGAAAGAGGTAGAATTCGGTGATTTATTCATTGGTTTCAGACAAAATACCGCACAAATCATTATTTACGGATTCATTACTACAGTGCTTATTCAAGCTGGCTTAGAAATCAATATGCTGATTGGCATGTATCTTTCTTTTGCTTTTTTTATAGGATTACCGATTGTATTTTTTGAAAATACCTCAGCAATAGAAGGCATTAGAAAATCATTTTCTTTGGTTCATGCTAATTTTATCACGGTATTAGTATTGTGGCTTTTAGCAGGAATTATTGCTTGTGCAGGATTTTTATTTTGCTTAGTTGGAGTTCTATTTACCTTTCCGTTTTTCTTTACCGCAAGATATTCTATCTATTCGGCGATTTGCGGAGCACCTTACGAAGTAAAATCTTAA
- the uvrB gene encoding excinuclease ABC subunit UvrB encodes MNFKLHSEFAPTGDQPTAIEKLSEGLQNGEKYQTLLGVTGSGKTFTIANVVEKVQKPTLVLAHNKTLAAQLFMEFKEFFPDNAVEYFVSYYDYYQPEAYIASSGTYIEKDLSINEEVEKLRLSATASLLSGRRDVLIVASVSCIYGIGNPTEFNKSLIELEVNSKISRTAFLHKLVNALYSRSVNEFARGAFRVKGDVIDVYPAYADNGIRVQFFGDEIEKIQSFDVISGNVTSSFDRINIYPANLFVTSKETLNGAIREIQDDLVKQVDFFNSIEKPIEAKRLQERTELDLEMIKELGYCSGIENYSRYMDGRMPGSRPFCLLDYFPKDYLMVIDESHVTIPQVHAMYGGDRSRKEALVEYGFRLPAAMDNRPLKFPEFEEMQNQVIYVSATPADYELEKSGGIYTEQIIRPTGLLDPIIEVRPTMNQIDDLIEEIQKRVEEDERVLVTTLTKKMAEELTKYFTRFGIRTRYIHSDVETLERIQIMQDLRTGLFDVLVGVNLLREGLDLPEVSLVAILDADKEGMLRSRRSLVQTIGRAARNVNGKAIMYADKITNSMQKAIDETNYRREKQTQYNLEHNKVPTPLNKKISENLVGRSKDFPDSQYTQKEIMRQVAEERETYGSVDVEKLIAEKQKAMEAAAKNLDFITAAKLRDEIVALKG; translated from the coding sequence ATGAATTTCAAACTCCATTCAGAATTTGCGCCAACTGGTGATCAACCTACAGCTATAGAAAAACTCTCAGAAGGTTTACAAAACGGAGAGAAATATCAGACTTTGCTAGGTGTTACTGGTTCTGGTAAGACTTTTACCATTGCAAATGTGGTAGAAAAAGTTCAAAAACCGACTTTAGTTTTAGCGCATAATAAAACTTTGGCGGCTCAACTTTTTATGGAATTCAAGGAGTTTTTCCCAGATAATGCAGTAGAATATTTCGTTTCTTATTACGATTATTATCAGCCAGAAGCTTACATTGCTTCGTCTGGAACGTATATAGAAAAAGATTTGTCTATCAATGAAGAAGTAGAAAAACTAAGACTTTCGGCTACGGCAAGTTTACTTTCCGGAAGAAGAGACGTTTTAATTGTGGCTTCAGTTTCATGTATTTACGGTATCGGAAATCCTACAGAGTTTAATAAATCTTTGATTGAGCTAGAAGTTAATTCTAAAATTTCTAGAACGGCTTTTCTTCATAAGTTGGTAAATGCATTGTACTCTAGGAGTGTAAACGAATTTGCGAGAGGTGCATTTCGAGTAAAAGGAGATGTGATAGATGTATATCCAGCTTATGCTGATAACGGAATTAGAGTACAATTTTTCGGAGATGAAATTGAAAAAATTCAAAGTTTTGATGTTATTTCTGGAAACGTAACTTCTAGTTTTGACCGAATTAATATTTATCCTGCCAATTTATTTGTGACCTCTAAAGAAACTTTAAACGGAGCGATTAGAGAAATTCAAGATGATTTGGTGAAACAAGTTGACTTTTTTAATTCTATTGAAAAACCAATTGAAGCCAAGCGTTTACAAGAACGTACTGAATTAGATTTAGAAATGATAAAAGAACTCGGTTATTGCTCTGGAATTGAGAATTATTCTCGTTATATGGACGGAAGAATGCCTGGTTCTAGACCTTTCTGTTTACTCGATTATTTTCCGAAAGATTATTTGATGGTGATTGATGAATCTCACGTTACCATTCCGCAAGTTCATGCAATGTATGGTGGTGATAGAAGTAGAAAAGAAGCTTTGGTAGAATACGGTTTCAGACTTCCTGCTGCGATGGATAACAGACCGCTGAAATTTCCAGAATTTGAGGAAATGCAAAATCAAGTGATTTACGTTTCGGCGACTCCAGCTGATTACGAATTAGAAAAATCTGGCGGAATTTACACAGAACAAATTATCAGACCAACTGGACTTCTTGACCCAATTATCGAAGTAAGACCTACCATGAATCAAATCGATGATTTAATTGAAGAAATTCAAAAAAGGGTAGAAGAAGACGAACGTGTTTTGGTGACGACTTTAACCAAAAAAATGGCAGAAGAATTGACCAAATATTTTACCAGATTTGGTATTAGAACTCGTTATATTCACTCAGATGTAGAAACTTTGGAGCGTATTCAAATTATGCAAGATCTAAGAACGGGATTATTTGATGTTTTGGTGGGTGTAAATCTTTTGAGAGAAGGTTTAGATTTACCAGAAGTTTCGCTGGTAGCAATTCTTGACGCAGATAAAGAAGGAATGTTGCGTTCTCGTCGTTCTTTGGTTCAAACCATTGGTAGAGCTGCGAGAAACGTGAACGGAAAAGCAATTATGTACGCAGATAAAATCACCAATTCTATGCAAAAAGCGATTGATGAAACCAATTATCGTCGCGAAAAACAAACGCAGTACAATTTAGAACACAATAAAGTTCCTACTCCGCTCAATAAGAAAATTTCTGAAAATTTAGTGGGAAGAAGCAAAGATTTCCCAGATTCTCAATACACGCAGAAAGAAATCATGCGTCAAGTTGCGGAAGAACGCGAAACTTACGGAAGCGTAGATGTAGAAAAACTCATCGCCGAAAAACAAAAAGCAATGGAAGCCGCTGCGAAAAATCTAGATTTCATCACCGCTGCAAAATTGAGAGATGAGATTGTAGCATTGAAAGGCTAG